A genomic segment from Halobacteriovorax sp. DA5 encodes:
- a CDS encoding IucA/IucC family siderophore biosynthesis protein has product MINTQLFYELHKNLIIKAIEELQFEELFNVEFIDDRFNFRINDSIYYSFHGRIGAWGNLQIDKSTFHKVSGEKVIMEFTLADFFYETQYLTKMSDETLAQFIEEGNQTIYGDILHYHSLENLSLNEIAQFNFNKIDQILSGHPKIIMNKGRLGWGSDELLKYAPETRNSYKLHWCAIKKEYLELGLDQEQLKLNDLYKDSLSNSEVEFAKGLVHETGANSDDFVFIPVHPWQWSKYISVQFAHLIYQNALIPLGIMGREYTPQVSIRTLSSNSRESKFDLKVAISILNTSSVRGIPQKYVSKGHLLSQKVESIIKSDSFLVDKVDILKEVAAMSCPLPEFNRIDGGSYRYKELLGCVWRESVENKIADDELAIPTAALLFTKDDQSLVSEYIKLSGLGTKEWLKEYFEVVVIPLYHLQVEHGLGLVAHGQNTILTLKGARPNKLIIKDFHGDFRMASDSKHSEADFGVELDKLPPEYLIHDLITGHFITVLRYFSRVVEECLGFKEKDFYHLLGEVVANYQVDCSPVGKVNLLRNEFEKVLVNTVRFVAGYSETGERLKPMLGSNIKNPLVKNS; this is encoded by the coding sequence ATGATCAATACTCAGCTATTCTATGAATTACATAAAAACCTAATCATTAAGGCCATTGAAGAACTTCAGTTTGAAGAACTATTTAATGTTGAGTTTATTGATGATCGTTTTAATTTTAGGATAAATGATAGCATCTATTATAGCTTTCATGGCCGTATTGGTGCATGGGGAAACCTTCAAATTGATAAAAGTACTTTTCACAAAGTAAGTGGTGAAAAGGTTATCATGGAATTTACTCTGGCAGATTTCTTCTACGAGACTCAATACCTTACAAAGATGAGTGATGAAACATTGGCACAATTTATCGAAGAAGGTAATCAGACTATTTATGGAGATATCCTTCATTATCACTCTCTAGAGAATCTTTCTCTTAATGAGATTGCACAGTTTAATTTTAATAAAATTGATCAAATTCTTTCAGGGCACCCAAAAATTATTATGAATAAGGGACGCCTCGGATGGGGAAGTGATGAACTCTTAAAGTATGCACCAGAAACACGAAACAGCTACAAGCTACATTGGTGTGCAATAAAAAAAGAGTATCTTGAATTAGGCCTTGATCAAGAACAATTAAAACTAAATGATCTCTATAAAGACTCCCTGTCGAATAGCGAAGTTGAATTTGCTAAAGGGCTAGTTCATGAAACTGGCGCAAATAGTGATGATTTTGTTTTCATTCCTGTACATCCTTGGCAGTGGAGTAAATATATAAGTGTTCAATTTGCACACTTAATTTATCAAAATGCCCTTATACCACTTGGAATCATGGGAAGAGAATATACTCCACAGGTTTCTATTAGAACCTTATCTTCTAATTCTCGTGAGAGTAAATTTGACTTAAAAGTCGCAATTTCAATTTTAAATACATCTAGTGTAAGAGGAATTCCTCAAAAATATGTCTCAAAAGGACATCTTTTATCACAGAAGGTTGAGAGCATCATTAAGTCAGATAGCTTTCTTGTTGATAAGGTCGATATATTAAAAGAAGTTGCAGCAATGAGCTGTCCGCTACCTGAGTTTAACCGTATCGACGGTGGCTCATATCGCTATAAGGAATTACTTGGGTGTGTATGGCGAGAAAGTGTAGAGAATAAGATTGCTGATGATGAGCTCGCAATTCCTACAGCGGCACTATTATTCACTAAAGATGACCAATCTCTTGTTAGTGAATATATTAAATTATCGGGCCTAGGTACTAAAGAATGGTTAAAAGAATACTTTGAAGTTGTTGTCATTCCTCTTTATCACTTACAAGTAGAACATGGATTGGGCCTTGTTGCTCACGGACAAAATACGATACTGACTCTTAAAGGTGCAAGACCTAATAAACTTATTATCAAAGACTTTCATGGTGACTTTAGAATGGCATCTGATTCAAAGCATAGCGAAGCTGATTTTGGTGTTGAGCTTGATAAGTTACCACCAGAGTATTTGATTCACGATCTTATCACAGGACACTTTATCACAGTCTTACGCTACTTCTCGAGAGTTGTTGAAGAATGTCTAGGTTTTAAAGAAAAGGACTTTTATCACTTACTTGGTGAAGTTGTAGCAAACTATCAAGTCGATTGTTCTCCTGTTGGTAAGGTTAATTTATTAAGAAATGAATTTGAAAAGGTATTGGTTAATACTGTTCGCTTTGTAGCTGGTTACAGCGAAACAGGGGAAAGGCTTAAACCAATGCTTGGAAGTAATATTAAAAATCCTCTTGTTAAAAATAGTTAG
- a CDS encoding GNAT family N-acetyltransferase has product MVNINYRQLADKYSIRALVNSMIRDYSEDNLVKVDVENSDVLIGDLVFELESYSPLGGHRYTGDIYFNKTKLTFDEMLVHLVPNFSNVDSTFIENIINSRDNIELILKYNPQVNIDSYLTSEQKMLLGHPFHPYPKCKKGMSEEDLKLYSPEFSNGFKLIWIKCREESIHTNAELFAVSTAMNKLAQFDLEDIDDPFVYIPMHPWQWRRLKEKELVNGIVEVASGVNDWYALSSLRSLYSYGAPFLVKYSMDVKLTNSIRHLQPEEAIRGMQMETVFKNEGVANFSDKFHILYEPFYVALKGQDGNAIIESTIQLRENFETDNCFLLGSLAEENPYTGKSHLLSLVEGNAKKACGNIFLARKYWFEAFLENVIGEFITLSEEHGILLGAHMQNIILKMKDGLPVGTIYRDCQGTGFTTKSVEKFGSKYEFISGTKGNILSPDDVNKVYTYYLIINSVFNTIISLANGDAKAELFHLGQFRNFIFKAHHKSTFLNYLINSDFLYQKGNFRCCVSNINENTIENPWDIYNKIPNPISTLLRKPRVYEGELYRAKSKHNHEITLRAFDLNEDLEKFHEWHNKKYVYEFWEMNKSIEELRAYVQGLKDSPYQLPMIVDIDGEQAGYFEVYWSFDDRIAPYCDASLYDRGIHILIGEEKFLGTRAVFDSIFHLTKFLFEDDERTQKVWGEPRVDNKKVLTLARLLPGWEHRGVFDFPHKTSNLLEADRTRFLREVQS; this is encoded by the coding sequence ATGGTTAATATAAATTATAGGCAGCTTGCTGATAAATATAGTATTCGTGCATTAGTTAACTCAATGATAAGAGATTATTCAGAAGATAATCTTGTTAAAGTTGATGTTGAAAATAGTGATGTATTGATTGGTGATCTTGTTTTTGAACTTGAGTCATATTCTCCTCTCGGTGGGCATCGTTATACTGGTGATATTTACTTCAATAAAACAAAGCTTACTTTTGATGAGATGCTTGTTCACTTAGTGCCTAATTTTTCTAATGTTGATTCTACTTTTATCGAAAATATAATTAACTCTCGCGATAATATCGAGTTGATTCTTAAATATAATCCACAAGTGAATATTGATAGCTACCTTACTAGTGAACAAAAGATGCTTCTTGGACATCCATTTCACCCTTATCCTAAATGTAAAAAGGGAATGAGTGAAGAGGATCTCAAACTTTATTCACCTGAATTCTCTAATGGATTTAAGTTGATCTGGATAAAGTGTAGAGAAGAATCAATCCATACTAATGCAGAGCTATTTGCAGTTTCTACAGCTATGAATAAGCTTGCTCAATTTGATTTAGAAGATATCGATGACCCTTTCGTCTATATTCCAATGCATCCTTGGCAGTGGCGTCGTTTAAAAGAGAAAGAATTAGTTAATGGCATAGTGGAAGTTGCAAGTGGTGTTAATGATTGGTATGCACTTTCTTCCCTTAGATCTCTATATTCATATGGAGCACCTTTCTTAGTTAAGTATTCAATGGATGTAAAGCTAACAAACTCGATAAGGCATCTTCAACCAGAAGAAGCTATTCGTGGAATGCAGATGGAAACTGTATTCAAAAATGAAGGGGTCGCAAACTTTAGTGATAAATTTCATATTCTTTATGAACCATTCTATGTTGCTCTTAAGGGACAAGATGGTAATGCTATTATTGAATCGACAATTCAGTTACGTGAAAATTTTGAGACAGATAATTGTTTTCTACTAGGTAGCCTTGCTGAAGAGAATCCTTATACAGGAAAGTCACATCTTTTAAGCTTAGTAGAGGGAAATGCAAAGAAGGCTTGCGGGAATATCTTTTTAGCAAGAAAGTACTGGTTTGAAGCCTTTCTTGAAAATGTCATAGGGGAGTTTATTACTCTTTCTGAAGAGCACGGAATTCTTCTAGGTGCTCATATGCAAAATATCATCCTAAAAATGAAAGATGGGTTACCTGTTGGGACAATATACCGTGATTGTCAGGGGACTGGATTTACAACAAAGAGTGTGGAAAAATTTGGTTCTAAGTATGAATTTATTAGTGGCACAAAGGGAAATATTCTTTCACCTGATGATGTTAACAAAGTATATACATACTACTTAATTATCAACTCAGTATTTAATACCATTATCTCGCTTGCAAATGGTGATGCTAAGGCCGAGCTATTTCATTTAGGACAATTTAGAAATTTTATTTTTAAAGCGCATCATAAATCAACATTTCTAAATTATTTAATTAACAGTGACTTTCTCTATCAAAAAGGTAATTTCAGATGTTGTGTAAGCAATATTAACGAAAATACAATTGAAAATCCTTGGGATATTTATAATAAAATACCTAATCCTATTAGTACTCTTCTAAGAAAACCTCGTGTCTATGAAGGCGAGCTTTATCGTGCAAAATCTAAGCATAATCACGAGATAACTCTTCGTGCATTTGATTTGAATGAAGATCTTGAAAAGTTTCATGAATGGCATAATAAGAAGTATGTTTATGAATTTTGGGAAATGAATAAGTCGATAGAGGAACTAAGAGCTTATGTACAGGGCCTGAAAGATTCTCCATACCAACTTCCAATGATTGTGGATATCGATGGAGAACAAGCTGGATACTTCGAAGTTTATTGGAGCTTTGATGATAGGATTGCTCCTTATTGTGATGCTTCACTATATGATAGAGGAATCCACATTTTAATTGGAGAAGAGAAGTTCTTAGGTACTCGTGCCGTTTTTGATTCAATTTTTCATTTAACTAAATTCTTATTTGAAGATGATGAAAGAACTCAAAAGGTGTGGGGGGAGCCTCGTGTTGATAATAAGAAGGTCTTAACTTTAGCAAGGCTTCTTCCGGGATGGGAACATAGAGGAGTTTTTGATTTTCCACATAAAACATCAAATCTCTTAGAAGCTGATCGTACAAGGTTTTTGCGCGAGGTTCAATCATGA
- a CDS encoding PepSY domain-containing protein, whose product MSSLVRKFLKIHRILGLVLAINFLLLGLTGVVLVWRHELSPVHSVEQQSAFVSDQSSLSKIENYIHENEIYKDKKVLSIFKGDDGDIQARITEPGVEKFKGATRLKFDLAGNVLTSNQVKPTVFIDFVLKLHRELLLGGKGKILIGLMGVFFLVALLSGAFIANKFYRNVRTMNSRIMLGRLHKIIGVKTLAWLFIVTFTGAILAFNSTLIGLFLRGNVKAQQENAIVIENAKYVSVTTILKELESKLAHLEYDFISFPDNEFSVPNQFVVLMENESHHHEIAYIDGITGKLNRTVTLPWYLELLILSEPLHFGDYGGVILKIIWSLFGLISSFIPISGIYIFLFRKKYLVARSEQYNGNLISDVNISFTEILLPSLFVFVIFFVTSDFKWILSALFLVYLVFSWRDLIVFISSLRKKKRIQKESIS is encoded by the coding sequence ATGAGTTCATTAGTAAGAAAATTTTTAAAAATTCATCGTATTCTAGGCTTAGTCCTAGCGATTAACTTTCTCTTGTTAGGCTTAACAGGAGTTGTTCTCGTTTGGCGTCACGAATTATCTCCTGTTCATTCGGTAGAACAGCAGAGCGCTTTTGTTTCAGATCAATCCTCTCTTTCAAAAATTGAAAATTACATACATGAAAATGAAATTTACAAAGATAAAAAAGTACTTTCAATTTTTAAAGGTGATGATGGTGATATTCAAGCACGAATAACAGAGCCAGGTGTTGAAAAGTTTAAAGGTGCAACAAGATTAAAATTTGATCTTGCTGGTAATGTGCTGACATCAAATCAAGTCAAGCCTACGGTCTTTATTGATTTCGTCTTAAAGCTACATCGTGAGTTACTCTTAGGTGGAAAAGGTAAAATTTTAATAGGGCTTATGGGAGTGTTCTTTCTCGTTGCTCTTCTAAGTGGTGCTTTTATTGCAAATAAGTTCTACCGTAACGTAAGAACAATGAACTCTCGAATTATGCTTGGGCGTCTTCATAAAATAATCGGCGTTAAAACACTTGCATGGCTTTTTATTGTTACTTTTACTGGAGCGATCTTAGCATTCAATAGTACATTAATTGGTCTCTTTTTAAGAGGAAATGTAAAGGCCCAGCAAGAGAATGCAATTGTCATCGAAAATGCAAAGTATGTATCGGTCACAACAATTTTAAAAGAACTAGAATCAAAACTTGCTCATTTAGAATATGACTTTATTTCTTTTCCTGATAATGAATTCTCAGTACCAAATCAATTTGTTGTATTGATGGAAAATGAAAGTCATCATCACGAGATCGCTTATATTGATGGAATAACAGGAAAGTTAAACCGCACAGTAACGTTACCATGGTACTTAGAACTTCTCATTCTTTCAGAACCTCTGCACTTTGGCGATTATGGTGGAGTCATTCTTAAGATTATTTGGAGTCTTTTCGGTCTTATTTCTTCTTTTATACCAATTAGTGGAATCTATATTTTCTTATTTAGAAAAAAATACTTAGTAGCAAGGAGTGAGCAGTATAATGGTAATTTAATAAGTGATGTAAATATTTCGTTTACTGAGATTCTACTTCCTAGCTTATTTGTTTTTGTCATTTTCTTTGTTACTTCTGATTTTAAATGGATTTTAAGTGCACTGTTTTTAGTCTACTTAGTTTTCTCTTGGCGTGATTTGATAGTTTTTATTTCTTCTCTAAGAAAAAAGAAGAGAATTCAGAAGGAGAGTATCTCTTGA
- a CDS encoding ankyrin repeat domain-containing protein, which translates to MTKIFDWARSGDVGELSIYLLTNEECNLEVKNEKGYTPLLEATQRGHFDFCHTLLSAGANPIAKDGLGNTALMLACLKGDLKIVKLLIQYGAKLCEINDSGMSAHDWAMAFNRKKIVSFISETHHFQNDRIKSYYGLVKNGLKSIAWFNR; encoded by the coding sequence ATGACTAAAATTTTTGATTGGGCACGAAGTGGTGATGTAGGTGAGTTAAGTATTTACTTACTCACAAATGAAGAATGTAACTTAGAGGTCAAAAATGAAAAAGGTTATACGCCACTCTTAGAGGCTACCCAACGTGGTCACTTTGACTTTTGTCATACACTACTTAGCGCTGGAGCAAATCCAATCGCTAAAGACGGCCTTGGCAATACTGCATTGATGCTAGCTTGCTTAAAAGGTGATTTAAAAATCGTAAAATTACTTATTCAATATGGAGCAAAGCTTTGCGAAATAAATGATTCTGGAATGAGTGCACATGATTGGGCAATGGCATTTAATCGAAAAAAAATAGTCTCATTTATTAGTGAAACACACCATTTTCAAAATGATCGAATCAAGAGCTATTATGGCCTCGTCAAAAATGGACTTAAGTCCATTGCATGGTTTAATAGGTAA
- a CDS encoding DUF2391 family protein → MDVFKGLKNTHTEIKRINGYLKEVVTFLDDTGKPIGHVINPLMVELRLRDVSQIFVGAFLVASPLCFTEEVWNLSVSLKFDNIYYLLASSIVIVTCFVYFNFYRFKLKGNVAEFIKRIFAIYLITTSSVVFILFLIDKFPVMTDPILAFKRTVIIAFPSIFGAAITDYLK, encoded by the coding sequence ATGGATGTTTTTAAAGGTTTAAAGAATACACATACTGAAATCAAACGAATCAATGGCTACCTCAAAGAAGTTGTTACATTCTTAGATGATACCGGTAAGCCAATTGGTCATGTTATCAATCCACTAATGGTTGAATTAAGACTACGTGATGTCTCACAAATTTTTGTAGGGGCGTTTCTAGTGGCCTCACCATTGTGTTTTACTGAAGAAGTATGGAATCTTAGTGTAAGTTTGAAGTTTGATAATATCTATTATCTACTAGCATCTTCAATTGTTATTGTTACTTGCTTTGTCTACTTTAACTTCTACCGATTTAAGCTTAAGGGAAATGTCGCAGAGTTTATTAAGAGAATTTTTGCGATTTACTTAATCACAACTTCCAGTGTTGTATTCATTCTATTTTTGATTGATAAATTTCCCGTAATGACCGATCCAATTCTAGCTTTTAAACGCACAGTAATTATTGCATTCCCAAGCATCTTTGGAGCGGCCATCACAGATTATTTGAAGTAA
- a CDS encoding DUF3347 domain-containing protein: MNKFIIVSMIAFHLFAAGRIEMAPNTKKEVVKVLELNETLHASFFEYDGAKVEEAAKKLSTAIDKISDEKIKKLLTFSKTKLSEIQASKTTAENNQSYHLVSMALIHIINTYDVGEKYNAYSCPMVKKKWVQNSSKQDKVHNPYASNMPHCGQKDTKF; the protein is encoded by the coding sequence ATGAATAAATTTATTATTGTAAGTATGATTGCTTTTCATTTATTTGCTGCTGGCCGTATTGAGATGGCACCAAACACAAAAAAAGAAGTTGTTAAAGTTCTCGAATTAAATGAAACACTTCATGCAAGCTTCTTTGAATACGATGGGGCAAAAGTTGAGGAAGCTGCAAAGAAGCTTTCAACAGCAATTGATAAGATTAGTGATGAGAAAATTAAGAAGCTTCTAACTTTTTCAAAAACAAAGCTTTCTGAAATTCAAGCTTCAAAAACAACTGCTGAAAACAATCAAAGTTACCACTTAGTTTCAATGGCACTAATTCATATCATTAATACATATGATGTAGGTGAGAAGTATAATGCTTACTCATGTCCTATGGTTAAGAAGAAGTGGGTACAAAATTCTTCTAAACAGGATAAAGTTCACAATCCATATGCATCAAATATGCCACACTGTGGACAAAAAGATACTAAGTTCTAA